A region of Cucumis melo cultivar AY chromosome 2, USDA_Cmelo_AY_1.0, whole genome shotgun sequence DNA encodes the following proteins:
- the LOC103494277 gene encoding probable xyloglucan endotransglucosylase/hydrolase protein 23, whose product MAAPSRTFLLFPIPISPFLYKPPSPFSFFSSKLHLNLQLIPMASSSVFSTTLFLSLLFSPFFITSSASNFHQSIDITWGDGRAQILNNGDLLTLSLDKPSGSGFQSRNEYLYGKIDMQIKLVPGNSAGTVTAYYLRSEGSTWDEIDFEFLGNLSGDPYTVHTNIFSQGKGNREQQFHLWFDPTADFHTYSILWNPQRIVFYVDGTPIREFKNMESIGVAFPKNQPMRLQSSLWNADDWATRGGLVKTDWTQAPFTASYRNFNENACIWSSGQSSCGSNSSPAAEDKPWYSQELDTDSQGKLKWVQKNYMIYNYCTDVNRFPQGLPPECNATA is encoded by the exons ATGGCGGCACCCTCACGAACCTTCCTTCTCTTCCCCATCCCTATCTCTCCCTTCCTATATAAACCTCCTTCccccttctccttcttctcatCCAAACTCCATCTCAATCTTCAACTTATACCAATGGCTTCTTCCTCTGTTTTCTCAACCACTCTCTTCCTTTCTCTACTCTTCTCCCCTTTCTTCATCACCTCCTCTGCTTCTAACTTCCACCAATCAATTGACATTACCTGGGGAGATGGTCGCGCTCAGATTCTCAACAATGGCGACCTTCTCACTCTTTCCCTCGACAAGCCCTCCGGCTCTGGCTTTCAGTCAAGAAATGAGTATCTCTACGGCAAAATCGATATGCAAATCAAGCTCGTTCCTGGCAATTCCGCCGGCACTGTCACTGCCTACTAC TTGCGTTCTGAAGGGTCAACTTGGGATGAAATCGACTTCGAGTTTTTGGGAAATCTGAGCGGCGATCCTTACACTGTTCATACCAATATCTTCAGCCAAGGAAAAGGAAACAGAGAGCAACAGTTCCATCTATGGTTTGACCCAACTGCCGATTTCCACACCTATTCAATTCTCTGGAATCCCCAACGCATTGT CTTCTACGTGGACGGAACACCGATCAGAGAGTTCAAGAACATGGAATCTATCGGCGTTGCCTTCCCCAAAAATCAACCAATGAGGCTTCAATCCAGTCTATGGAACGCCGATGACTGGGCAACAAGAGGTGGATTAGTTAAAACCGATTGGACTCAAGCTCCGTTCACCGCATCATACCGAAACTTCAACGAAAACGCCTGCATTTGGTCATCGGGACAGTCTTCTTGTGGCTCCAATTCTTCACCGGCCGCCGAAGACAAGCCGTGGTACTCTCAGGAGTTGGATACCGATAGCCAAGGAAAGCTGAAGTGGGTtcaaaagaactacatgatctaCAATTACTGCACTGATGTGAACCGATTTCCTCAGGGGTTGCCGCCGGAATGCAATGCCACTGCCTAA